From a region of the Bacillus oleivorans genome:
- the menH gene encoding 2-succinyl-6-hydroxy-2,4-cyclohexadiene-1-carboxylate synthase: MSEKSMYLKIRGIQYHLKIWGSGEPLWLLHGFTGSSNTWDILASSISQYRTIVAIDLLGHGKTDSPDSPQRYTMSEQIEDLDEIRRQLSFDSIELLGYSMGGRVALSYSILKKQQVKKLILESSSPGLKTEAERVVRQKHDLNLSLKIKNEGLESFVAYWENIPLFATQKSLPDSVKERIREERLFQNPIGLANSLIGFGTGSQPSLWKRLNEAVIPTLLITGHEDQKFLLIAKQMEKLMPQAKHVNVFNAGHAIHVELPQKFGKIVKEFVLHT, translated from the coding sequence ATGAGTGAAAAATCTATGTATTTAAAGATAAGGGGTATTCAATACCATCTGAAGATTTGGGGGAGCGGTGAACCACTGTGGCTTCTGCATGGGTTTACCGGTTCCTCGAATACATGGGATATCCTTGCTTCTTCTATTAGTCAATACCGGACTATTGTAGCGATAGATTTACTAGGTCACGGGAAAACTGATTCTCCTGATTCCCCACAAAGATACACGATGAGTGAACAGATAGAGGATCTCGATGAAATAAGAAGGCAGCTTTCGTTTGATTCAATAGAACTATTAGGTTATTCCATGGGCGGACGAGTGGCGCTTTCTTATAGTATTTTAAAAAAGCAACAAGTAAAAAAATTGATCCTGGAAAGCAGTTCCCCCGGATTAAAAACAGAAGCGGAGCGTGTCGTTCGGCAAAAACATGATCTTAACCTGTCATTAAAAATAAAAAATGAAGGTCTTGAGTCCTTTGTAGCCTATTGGGAAAACATTCCTTTGTTTGCAACACAAAAGTCGCTTCCTGACTCCGTGAAAGAAAGAATCAGAGAAGAACGATTATTCCAAAATCCTATTGGCCTTGCCAACAGTCTGATTGGATTTGGAACAGGCAGTCAGCCATCCTTGTGGAAACGGCTTAATGAGGCAGTAATTCCCACTCTATTAATCACTGGACATGAAGATCAGAAGTTTTTATTAATTGCAAAGCAGATGGAAAAATTAATGCCCCAGGCAAAACACGTGAATGTTTTTAATGCGGGTCATGCAATCCATGTGGAACTCCCGCAAAAATTTGGTAAAATAGTTAAAGAGTTTGTACTGCATACATAA
- the menB gene encoding 1,4-dihydroxy-2-naphthoyl-CoA synthase — protein MAIEWKSERQYEDILYETYNGIAKITINRPEVHNAFRPKTVMEMIDAFAYARDDANIGVIILTGAGDKAFCSGGDQKVRGHGGYVGEDEIPRLNVLDLQRLIRVIPKPVIAMVAGYAIGGGHVLHVVCDLTIAAENAIFGQTGPKVGSFDAGYGSGYLARIVGHKKAREIWYLCRQYNAQEALEMGLVNKVVPLEQLEEETVQWCNEILEKSPTAIRFLKAAFNADTDGLAGLQQMAGDATLLYYTTDEAKEGRDAFKEKRKPDFGQFPRFP, from the coding sequence ATGGCAATAGAATGGAAATCAGAGCGTCAATATGAGGACATTTTATACGAGACTTACAATGGTATTGCGAAGATCACGATCAATCGTCCAGAAGTGCATAATGCTTTTCGCCCTAAAACAGTAATGGAAATGATTGATGCCTTTGCATACGCGAGAGACGATGCTAATATTGGAGTTATTATTTTAACGGGAGCAGGGGACAAAGCATTCTGTTCCGGCGGAGACCAAAAAGTAAGAGGTCATGGCGGATATGTGGGAGAAGACGAAATTCCACGTTTGAATGTTCTGGATCTGCAAAGATTGATTCGAGTAATTCCAAAGCCTGTTATCGCCATGGTGGCAGGGTATGCCATTGGCGGAGGTCATGTACTGCATGTAGTCTGTGATTTAACGATTGCAGCTGAAAATGCTATTTTCGGACAAACTGGTCCAAAAGTGGGAAGCTTCGATGCGGGGTATGGCTCAGGTTATTTAGCAAGAATTGTCGGACATAAAAAAGCAAGAGAAATTTGGTACCTATGCCGTCAATATAATGCACAAGAAGCTTTAGAAATGGGACTTGTGAATAAAGTCGTTCCGCTTGAGCAATTAGAGGAAGAAACGGTTCAATGGTGCAACGAAATTCTTGAAAAGAGTCCAACAGCAATCCGCTTCTTAAAAGCCGCATTTAATGCAGATACAGATGGATTAGCTGGTCTCCAACAGATGGCTGGAGATGCCACTTTGCTTTATTATACAACTGATGAGGCTAAAGAAGGCCGCGATGCCTTTAAGGAAAAAAGAAAGCCAGATTTTGGCCAATTCCCGCGATTCCCTTAA